A genomic region of Arachis hypogaea cultivar Tifrunner chromosome 5, arahy.Tifrunner.gnm2.J5K5, whole genome shotgun sequence contains the following coding sequences:
- the LOC112802120 gene encoding putative E3 ubiquitin-protein ligase LIN-1 isoform X1 — protein sequence MTTAVTAAEILRHTTAFLSDVISNRDLRHRLISILHRDTTTAAISDESAAKLAADTLETAIMLSNFASRSCSLSLAEKLLLPLSDHPLPFFLLSLVHTLHNRHLDAAVSLLRFFRSNPSLARSEIAPVLYDRLFSLQLLSVFRWLLERRAQILSSSSVSEDATHSLSKVSEEQASKLRELEREYEEILDENCRAVAARFEEVLASENASISPPLLARKSSGEAGGAENNVEVEEDEEEQLVMEETEMIALKSGHYDNPIWSEREEASIEFLSSGSCSNSSYAPFYPRRVSPTILKPQNSSQNLASLADETESSLVDKSLTSSSSESEAEREITSTSCSKRTPNLVRTGNKSLSTPKILKPQKSAKCLKPPPYLTNLADEAESLDKNLPCSYSESEAESEEKDEKISLLEPQKFQTPKQTKNICSGSMCSPDYNMEDEHVPPEDFVCPLTSNLFDDPVTLETGHTFERHAIEEWLKRGNLTCPITRKKLRKTRLPKTNLVLKQIISSWKEQNLNSVVEMPCDSPHGDTELKVECSTSPNSVISEATLDGMMSELRNAINKLYMSEVLAESEMAVLQIEKIWRELNLIVVDIHSMLSKPAIINGFMGVLLKSFDPKVLQTAVFLLTEMGCVDSNVIQTLSHVDTDVEWIKTLFKKGVKEAVVLMYLLKPSTIILSDMATVEALIAVVNMKEEEFLEMCLSPKTAAVLLLAQVVGSSEESIASSVAQAVLSEREIEAIVGSLGAEWAEERVAAVEILLKCMQEDGTCRNIIADKAQLSTFLESLVGATEGELFKIVKFLSELVKLNRRTFNEQILHIIKEEGPLSTMHTLLISLQTAHQFHFPVVAGLLLQLDLLVEQTKMSIYSEEAIDTLISCLRKTDYPAVQLEAAKIIASLQGRFNYAGKSLSREVLLERAGLDRSYNNFLQMDQISNFNEGIEASMKEENAAEDWERKAASVLVSHDCGLLFEALADGLKSQNEELRSACFISATWLIYMITILPDTGIQGAARVFFLKHFIFILKSAEDTEDRILAMLALKSFLHFDDGLRDLTSYAKDILKALRELEGFSPMASEIMKVLVEEPESKADIWIHKEVTKIDCSGNGEVLSIICFEDKIFSGHSDGTIKVWKVKESIVDLLQEIKRHTKDVTSLAISESGDRLYSGSLDRTVKVWSIEMAAIHHVQEHDMKDHIHNLVVTNSMCCFSPHGSGIKVKSWNGESKLLNSNKHAKCLALVQGKLYCGCHDSSIQEIDLATGKLISIQSGSKKLLGKANPIHALKLHGEFIYATSSSFDGSVIKIWNTSNNNRIHMVGSLQTSLEVRAMAVSSELIYLGCKGGAVEIWDRKKYNRINTLHTGSNYRVVCMALNSTEDILVIGTSDGQIQAWGVK from the exons ATGACTACAGCCGTCACGGCCGCCGAGATTCTCCGCCACACCACCGCCTTCCTCTCCGACGTCATTTCCAACCGCGATCTCCGCCACCGCCTAATCTCCATCCTCCACCGAGACACCACCACCGCCGCAATCTCCGACGAATCTGCCGCAAAACTCGCCGCGGATACTCTTGAAACCGCGATCATGCTCTCCAACTTCGCCTCCCGCTCCTGCTCCCTTTCCCTTGCTGAGAAGCTCCTCCTCCCTCTGTCCGACCACCCGCTTCCTTTCTTCCTCCTCTCACTTGTCCACACCCTCCACAACCGCCACCTCGATGCCGCTGTTTCTCTCCTCCGTTTCTTCCGTTCTAACCCTTCCCTCGCCCGATCGGAGATCGCACCGGTCCTCTACGACCGTCTTTTCTCGCTACAGCTACTCTCCGTGTTCCGGTGGCTGCTGGAACGGAGAGCGCAGATCCTCTCATCATCTTCAGTTTCGGAAGACGCTACTCACTCGCTGTCGAAGGTGAGCGAGGAGCAGGCGTCGAAACTGAGGGAGCTGGAGAGAGAGTACGAGGAGATTCTCGATGAGAATTGCAGGGCTGTTGCGGCGCGTTTCGAAGAGGTTTTGGCCAGTGAAAATGCGTCCATTAGTCCACCATTGCTGGCGAGGAAGAGCTCCGGGGAAGCCGGCGGGGCGGAGAACAATGTGGAGGTGGAGGAGGACGAGGAGGAGCAGTTAGTGATGGAGGAAACAGAAATGATTGCGTTGAAGAGCGGACACTACGATAAT CCAATATGGAGCGAAAGGGAAGAAGCCTCCATTGAGTTTTTGAGCAGTGGTTCTTGCAGCAATTCCTCCTACGCACCATTTTATCCACGAAGAGTCTCTCCCACAATCCTCAAACCCCAAAACTCTTCACAAAACTTGGCATCACTCGCTGATGAAACCGAGTCTTCATTGGTTGACAAGAGTTTGACTAGTTCCTCCTCAGAATCAGAAGCAGAAAGAGAGATCACTAGTACTTCATGTTCGAAAAGGACCCCGAATCTGGTTAGAACCGGAAACAAATCCTTGAGTACTCCCAAAATCCTTAAACCACAAAAATCTGCAAAATGTTTGAAACCACCACCCTATTTAACAAACTTAGCTGATGAAGCAGAATCTTTGGATAAGAATTTACCTTGTTCATACTCCGAATCTGAAGCAGAAAGTGAG GAAAAGGACGAAAAGATATCACTACtggagcctcagaaattccaaaccccaaaacaaacaaaaaatatttgttCAGGATCCATGTG TTCTCCAGATTATAACATGGAAGACGAACATGTGCCTCCAGAGGACTTTGTCTGTCCATTAACAAGTAACCTATTTGATGATCCTGTGACCCTTGAGACAGGACACACATTTGAACGCCATGCTATTGAAGAATGGCTTAAAAGGGGAAACTTAACTTGTCCCATCACTCGCAAGAAGCTGCGAAAGACTCGCTTACCGAAAACAAATCTCGTGCTCAAACAAATAATCTCAAGCTGGAAAGAACAAAATCTCAATTCAGTAGTCGAAATGCCATGTGACAGTCCACATGGAGATACCGAGCTGAAAGTGGAGTGTTCAACTTCTCCTAACAGTGTCATATCAGAGGCGACGCTTGACGGAATGATGAGCGAGTTGCGCAATGCAATCAACAAACTGTATATGTCAGAGGTGCTTGCGGAATCTGAAATGGCTGTGCTTCAAATTGAGAAGATTTGGAGAGAACTGAACCTAATAGTTGTTGATATCCATAGTATGCTATCAAAACCTGCTATCATCAATGGATTCATGGGGGTGCTTCTTAAGTCTTTTGATCCAAAGGTGCTGCAAACAGCAGTTTTCTTGTTAACTGAGATGGGTTGCGTAGACAGTAATGTAATTCAGACGCTTAGCCATGTTGACACTGATGTAGAATGGATCAAGACTCTTTTCAAGAAAGGTGTAAAAGAGGCTGTGGTGTTAATGTATCTTCTGAAACCTTCCACTATCATTCTTTCAGATATGGCAACAGTGGAGGCTCTCATTGCAGTTGTAAATATGAAAGAGGAAGAATTTCTAGAGATGTGTTTGAGTCCCAAAACGGCTGCAGTGCTTTTACTTGCGCAGGTTGTTGGAAGCAGTGAAGAGAGCATTGCATCTTCAGTTGCACAGGCTGTGTTATCCGAAAGAGAAATTGAAGCTATAGTTGGCAGTTTGGGAGCAGAATGGGCAGAGGAGAGGGTTGCTGCGGTTGAGATCTTGTTAAAATGCATGCAAGAAGATGGTACTTGCAGGAATATCATTGCTGATAAGGCACAATTATCTACCTTTTTGGAAAGCCTTGTAGGTGCAACTGAGGGAGAACTTTTCAAGATAGTTAAATTTTTATCTGAGTTGGTAAAACTGAATAG GAGAACATTCAATGAACAAATCCTTCACATTATAAAGGAAGAAGGTCCTTTAAGCACAATGCACACTCTCCTCATTTCTCTGCAGACAGCTCATCAATTCCATTTTCCAGTAGTGGCTGGCCTCTTACTCCAACTTGATCTTCTG GTGGAGCAAACAAAGATGAGCATATACTCTGAGGAGGCAATAGATACTCTTATCTCATGCTTGAGAAAGACTGATTACCCTGCTGTCCAATTAGAAGCTGCCAAGATAATTGCGTCACTGCAAGGGAGATTCAACTATGCCGGAAAGTCTCTTAGCCGAGAAGTCCTTCTTGAACGTGCTGGTCTTGACAGAAGCTACAACAATTTTCTACAGATGGACCAGATCAGCAACTTCAACGAAGGAATTGAAGCATCTATG AAAGAAGAGAATGCAGCTGAGGACTGGGAAAGAAAAGCTGCATCAGTTCTAGTTAGCCATGACTGTGGTTTACTTTTTGAGGCTTTAGCAGATGGCTTGAAGAGCCAAAATGAAGAACTACGCTCTGCATGCTTTATATCAGCTACATGGCTCATATATATGATCACCATTCTACCAGATACTGGAATACAAGGGGCAGCACGAGTCTTCTTTCTCAAACACTTCATATTCATATTGAAATCTGCCGAGGACACTGAAGACAGAATCCTTGCCATGCTTGCTCTTAAGAGCTTTCTTCATTTTGATG ATGGCTTACGTGATCTTACTTCCTATGCGAAGGATATCCTCAAAGCACTGAGAGAATTAGAGGGGTTCTCTCCCATGGCATCAGAAATTATGAAGGTTTTGGTTGAAGAACCTGAATCTAAAGCA GACATCTGGATTCATAAAGAGGTAACTAAAATAGATTGCAGTGGGAATGGAGAAGTTCTTTCTATCATTTGCTTTGAAGATAAAATCTTTTCAGGGCATTCAGATGGAACTATTAAG GTGtggaaagtaaaggaaagcataGTCGATCTCTTGCAAGAGATTAAAAGGCATACGAAGGATGTTACAAGCTTGGCAATTTCGGAATCTGGCGACAGATTATACAGCGGTTCACTTGATAGAACTGTAAag GTCTGGTCCATTGAAATGGCTGCAATACATCATGTACAAGAACATGATATGAAGGACCACATTCATAATTTAGTTGTGACCAATAGTATGTGTTGCTTCAGTCCTCATGGAAGTGGCATCAAG GTTAAGTCATGGAATGGAGAATCTAAGTTGTTAAATTCTAATAAACATGCAAAGTGCTTGGCTCTTGTTCAGGGGAAATTATACTGTGGATGCCATGATAGCAGCATTCAG GAGATCGATTTAGCCACAGGAAAACTCATCAGCATTCAAAGTGGTTCCAAAAAGTTACTTGGGAAAGCAAATCCTATTCATGCACTGAAACTTCATGGTGAATTCATATACGCTACTAGCTCTTCCTTTGATGGATCTGTCATAAAg ATATGGAACACATCCAATAATAATCGTATACATATGGTTGGATCATTGCAAACTTCATTGGAAGTGCGAGCTATGGCAGTAAGCTCAGAACTAATTTATTTGGGGTGTAAGGGAGGAGCTGTGGAAATCTGGGATAGAAAGAAATACAATAGAATTAACACATTGCACACCGGATCCAATTATAGGGTTGTTTGCATGGCTTTGAATAGCACTGAGGATATTTTGGTAATTGGAACCTCGGACGGTCAAATTCAG GCATGGGGTGTCAAGTAA
- the LOC112803818 gene encoding uncharacterized protein produces MVTEDYISDEDSMEHMEESQTPFNPNPVIEVSLEEYDEWCRPWKQALIVKPLGKNLNLQTMEQWINRRWTKKEVVRVMDLVGGYFLVRFSNQEDYSHALFEGPWMIADHYLLVQRWRPLFIPQESEVKRVAVLIRIPNLPAELYNRYFLWKVEKSIGNMLKVDEHTSIHSRGKFARICMEVDLRKKLVTSFSTLGKYFRLEYEGLHLICFNCGRYGHKHDGCPKKIKEAKDRP; encoded by the coding sequence ATGGTCACAGAAGACTACATCTCTGATGAAGATTCGATGGAACATATGGAGGAATCACAAACTCCTTTCAATCCAAATCCTGTTATAGAGGTGTCTTTGGAAGAATATGATGAATGGTGCAGGCCGTGGAAGCAAGCACTCATCGTTAAGCCTTTAGGGAAGAATCTGAACTTACAGACTATGGAACAGTGGATAAATAGGAGATGGACAAAGAAGGAGGTAGTACGTGTGATGGACCTGGTCGGAGGGTACTTCCTAGTAAGATTCTCTAACCAAGAGGATTATTCACACGCTCTTTTTGAGGGTCCCTGGATGATCGCTGATCATTACCTCTTGGTTCAAAGGTGGCGGCCTTTATTCATACCCCAAGAGAGTGAGGTTAAAAGGGTTGCTGTCTTGATCAGGATTCCCAATCTCCCAGCCGAATTGTATAATAGATATTTCTTATGGAAGGTTGAAAAATCTATTGGAAACATGCTCAAAGTCGATGAACATACGTCTATTCACTCAAGAGGAAAATTTGCACGTATCTGCATGGAAGTTGACCTAAGGAAAAAGCTGGTGACATCTTTCTCAACCTTAGGAAAATATTTTAGACTAGAATATGAAGGTCTTCATCTCATATGTTTCAATTGTGGTAGATATGGACATAAACATGATGGATGTCCGAAAAAGATAAAGGAAGCAAAGGACAGACCATAA
- the LOC112802120 gene encoding putative E3 ubiquitin-protein ligase LIN-1 isoform X2 produces the protein MTTAVTAAEILRHTTAFLSDVISNRDLRHRLISILHRDTTTAAISDESAAKLAADTLETAIMLSNFASRSCSLSLAEKLLLPLSDHPLPFFLLSLVHTLHNRHLDAAVSLLRFFRSNPSLARSEIAPVLYDRLFSLQLLSVFRWLLERRAQILSSSSVSEDATHSLSKVSEEQASKLRELEREYEEILDENCRAVAARFEEVLASENASISPPLLARKSSGEAGGAENNVEVEEDEEEQLVMEETEMIALKSGHYDNEKDEKISLLEPQKFQTPKQTKNICSGSMCSPDYNMEDEHVPPEDFVCPLTSNLFDDPVTLETGHTFERHAIEEWLKRGNLTCPITRKKLRKTRLPKTNLVLKQIISSWKEQNLNSVVEMPCDSPHGDTELKVECSTSPNSVISEATLDGMMSELRNAINKLYMSEVLAESEMAVLQIEKIWRELNLIVVDIHSMLSKPAIINGFMGVLLKSFDPKVLQTAVFLLTEMGCVDSNVIQTLSHVDTDVEWIKTLFKKGVKEAVVLMYLLKPSTIILSDMATVEALIAVVNMKEEEFLEMCLSPKTAAVLLLAQVVGSSEESIASSVAQAVLSEREIEAIVGSLGAEWAEERVAAVEILLKCMQEDGTCRNIIADKAQLSTFLESLVGATEGELFKIVKFLSELVKLNRRTFNEQILHIIKEEGPLSTMHTLLISLQTAHQFHFPVVAGLLLQLDLLVEQTKMSIYSEEAIDTLISCLRKTDYPAVQLEAAKIIASLQGRFNYAGKSLSREVLLERAGLDRSYNNFLQMDQISNFNEGIEASMKEENAAEDWERKAASVLVSHDCGLLFEALADGLKSQNEELRSACFISATWLIYMITILPDTGIQGAARVFFLKHFIFILKSAEDTEDRILAMLALKSFLHFDDGLRDLTSYAKDILKALRELEGFSPMASEIMKVLVEEPESKADIWIHKEVTKIDCSGNGEVLSIICFEDKIFSGHSDGTIKVWKVKESIVDLLQEIKRHTKDVTSLAISESGDRLYSGSLDRTVKVWSIEMAAIHHVQEHDMKDHIHNLVVTNSMCCFSPHGSGIKVKSWNGESKLLNSNKHAKCLALVQGKLYCGCHDSSIQEIDLATGKLISIQSGSKKLLGKANPIHALKLHGEFIYATSSSFDGSVIKIWNTSNNNRIHMVGSLQTSLEVRAMAVSSELIYLGCKGGAVEIWDRKKYNRINTLHTGSNYRVVCMALNSTEDILVIGTSDGQIQAWGVK, from the exons ATGACTACAGCCGTCACGGCCGCCGAGATTCTCCGCCACACCACCGCCTTCCTCTCCGACGTCATTTCCAACCGCGATCTCCGCCACCGCCTAATCTCCATCCTCCACCGAGACACCACCACCGCCGCAATCTCCGACGAATCTGCCGCAAAACTCGCCGCGGATACTCTTGAAACCGCGATCATGCTCTCCAACTTCGCCTCCCGCTCCTGCTCCCTTTCCCTTGCTGAGAAGCTCCTCCTCCCTCTGTCCGACCACCCGCTTCCTTTCTTCCTCCTCTCACTTGTCCACACCCTCCACAACCGCCACCTCGATGCCGCTGTTTCTCTCCTCCGTTTCTTCCGTTCTAACCCTTCCCTCGCCCGATCGGAGATCGCACCGGTCCTCTACGACCGTCTTTTCTCGCTACAGCTACTCTCCGTGTTCCGGTGGCTGCTGGAACGGAGAGCGCAGATCCTCTCATCATCTTCAGTTTCGGAAGACGCTACTCACTCGCTGTCGAAGGTGAGCGAGGAGCAGGCGTCGAAACTGAGGGAGCTGGAGAGAGAGTACGAGGAGATTCTCGATGAGAATTGCAGGGCTGTTGCGGCGCGTTTCGAAGAGGTTTTGGCCAGTGAAAATGCGTCCATTAGTCCACCATTGCTGGCGAGGAAGAGCTCCGGGGAAGCCGGCGGGGCGGAGAACAATGTGGAGGTGGAGGAGGACGAGGAGGAGCAGTTAGTGATGGAGGAAACAGAAATGATTGCGTTGAAGAGCGGACACTACGATAAT GAAAAGGACGAAAAGATATCACTACtggagcctcagaaattccaaaccccaaaacaaacaaaaaatatttgttCAGGATCCATGTG TTCTCCAGATTATAACATGGAAGACGAACATGTGCCTCCAGAGGACTTTGTCTGTCCATTAACAAGTAACCTATTTGATGATCCTGTGACCCTTGAGACAGGACACACATTTGAACGCCATGCTATTGAAGAATGGCTTAAAAGGGGAAACTTAACTTGTCCCATCACTCGCAAGAAGCTGCGAAAGACTCGCTTACCGAAAACAAATCTCGTGCTCAAACAAATAATCTCAAGCTGGAAAGAACAAAATCTCAATTCAGTAGTCGAAATGCCATGTGACAGTCCACATGGAGATACCGAGCTGAAAGTGGAGTGTTCAACTTCTCCTAACAGTGTCATATCAGAGGCGACGCTTGACGGAATGATGAGCGAGTTGCGCAATGCAATCAACAAACTGTATATGTCAGAGGTGCTTGCGGAATCTGAAATGGCTGTGCTTCAAATTGAGAAGATTTGGAGAGAACTGAACCTAATAGTTGTTGATATCCATAGTATGCTATCAAAACCTGCTATCATCAATGGATTCATGGGGGTGCTTCTTAAGTCTTTTGATCCAAAGGTGCTGCAAACAGCAGTTTTCTTGTTAACTGAGATGGGTTGCGTAGACAGTAATGTAATTCAGACGCTTAGCCATGTTGACACTGATGTAGAATGGATCAAGACTCTTTTCAAGAAAGGTGTAAAAGAGGCTGTGGTGTTAATGTATCTTCTGAAACCTTCCACTATCATTCTTTCAGATATGGCAACAGTGGAGGCTCTCATTGCAGTTGTAAATATGAAAGAGGAAGAATTTCTAGAGATGTGTTTGAGTCCCAAAACGGCTGCAGTGCTTTTACTTGCGCAGGTTGTTGGAAGCAGTGAAGAGAGCATTGCATCTTCAGTTGCACAGGCTGTGTTATCCGAAAGAGAAATTGAAGCTATAGTTGGCAGTTTGGGAGCAGAATGGGCAGAGGAGAGGGTTGCTGCGGTTGAGATCTTGTTAAAATGCATGCAAGAAGATGGTACTTGCAGGAATATCATTGCTGATAAGGCACAATTATCTACCTTTTTGGAAAGCCTTGTAGGTGCAACTGAGGGAGAACTTTTCAAGATAGTTAAATTTTTATCTGAGTTGGTAAAACTGAATAG GAGAACATTCAATGAACAAATCCTTCACATTATAAAGGAAGAAGGTCCTTTAAGCACAATGCACACTCTCCTCATTTCTCTGCAGACAGCTCATCAATTCCATTTTCCAGTAGTGGCTGGCCTCTTACTCCAACTTGATCTTCTG GTGGAGCAAACAAAGATGAGCATATACTCTGAGGAGGCAATAGATACTCTTATCTCATGCTTGAGAAAGACTGATTACCCTGCTGTCCAATTAGAAGCTGCCAAGATAATTGCGTCACTGCAAGGGAGATTCAACTATGCCGGAAAGTCTCTTAGCCGAGAAGTCCTTCTTGAACGTGCTGGTCTTGACAGAAGCTACAACAATTTTCTACAGATGGACCAGATCAGCAACTTCAACGAAGGAATTGAAGCATCTATG AAAGAAGAGAATGCAGCTGAGGACTGGGAAAGAAAAGCTGCATCAGTTCTAGTTAGCCATGACTGTGGTTTACTTTTTGAGGCTTTAGCAGATGGCTTGAAGAGCCAAAATGAAGAACTACGCTCTGCATGCTTTATATCAGCTACATGGCTCATATATATGATCACCATTCTACCAGATACTGGAATACAAGGGGCAGCACGAGTCTTCTTTCTCAAACACTTCATATTCATATTGAAATCTGCCGAGGACACTGAAGACAGAATCCTTGCCATGCTTGCTCTTAAGAGCTTTCTTCATTTTGATG ATGGCTTACGTGATCTTACTTCCTATGCGAAGGATATCCTCAAAGCACTGAGAGAATTAGAGGGGTTCTCTCCCATGGCATCAGAAATTATGAAGGTTTTGGTTGAAGAACCTGAATCTAAAGCA GACATCTGGATTCATAAAGAGGTAACTAAAATAGATTGCAGTGGGAATGGAGAAGTTCTTTCTATCATTTGCTTTGAAGATAAAATCTTTTCAGGGCATTCAGATGGAACTATTAAG GTGtggaaagtaaaggaaagcataGTCGATCTCTTGCAAGAGATTAAAAGGCATACGAAGGATGTTACAAGCTTGGCAATTTCGGAATCTGGCGACAGATTATACAGCGGTTCACTTGATAGAACTGTAAag GTCTGGTCCATTGAAATGGCTGCAATACATCATGTACAAGAACATGATATGAAGGACCACATTCATAATTTAGTTGTGACCAATAGTATGTGTTGCTTCAGTCCTCATGGAAGTGGCATCAAG GTTAAGTCATGGAATGGAGAATCTAAGTTGTTAAATTCTAATAAACATGCAAAGTGCTTGGCTCTTGTTCAGGGGAAATTATACTGTGGATGCCATGATAGCAGCATTCAG GAGATCGATTTAGCCACAGGAAAACTCATCAGCATTCAAAGTGGTTCCAAAAAGTTACTTGGGAAAGCAAATCCTATTCATGCACTGAAACTTCATGGTGAATTCATATACGCTACTAGCTCTTCCTTTGATGGATCTGTCATAAAg ATATGGAACACATCCAATAATAATCGTATACATATGGTTGGATCATTGCAAACTTCATTGGAAGTGCGAGCTATGGCAGTAAGCTCAGAACTAATTTATTTGGGGTGTAAGGGAGGAGCTGTGGAAATCTGGGATAGAAAGAAATACAATAGAATTAACACATTGCACACCGGATCCAATTATAGGGTTGTTTGCATGGCTTTGAATAGCACTGAGGATATTTTGGTAATTGGAACCTCGGACGGTCAAATTCAG GCATGGGGTGTCAAGTAA